The following is a genomic window from Leptotrichia sp. OH3620_COT-345.
ATCTTCAGAAGCATATACCTCTTTATAAATATGAGAATATGTATGAATGGCAATAGCATGCCCTTCATCTACAATTCTTTTATACATGTCGGGATTCTGACCTATTACAAAGAAAGTTCCCTTTATATTATTTTTCTTTAAAATATCGAGTATTCTTGGAGTATTATTCGGAGTAGGTCCGTCATCAAATGTCAGATATACTACTTTTATACCTTTCTGTTGTCTTATTTCGTTGTATTTTTTTCTCAACTCTGCATCTTTTGTTTTAACTTCAGTCAGCATTATATTTTTTTCTTTTATTGTTTCATCCAATTTTTTTATATCTTTCTGTAATGTTCCTTTTTCAACATTTCCTTTTATATTTGTGTACATTATTTGTCCTGAATAACCTATCATTCCAAGACTTAAAATCAACATTATCCACGTTATTATTTTTTTCATATTATTTAAATTTATCCTTTCTGATTCACTTATAGTTTAAGATATTGTAAGATATTAATTTTTATCCAGTTTATTTTTCAGTTCATTATAACTTTTTTCTTTAGTTTCAAGATTTTCCTGAACTATTTTTAATTCTTTTTCCTTATTTTCTTTTTCCGTTTTCAGTTTTTCAACTTCTTTTTTCAATTCAGGATTATTCCCTTGCATAAAGAGAATTGCCCCTGCTGTTAGAAAAATTGAAAATACAAAAAGAAGCATTACCGATTTTACTCCTTTTGAAATTTTTTTTCTTCTTTTGTGCTGCTCATAATAGCTACTCATTTTTTATATCCTCCAAAGTTATCAAAGTTATTATTTAATTAATGTTAAAAGAAAAGACCTCTTATTAAAGAGGTCTTATAAAAGGG
Proteins encoded in this region:
- a CDS encoding polysaccharide deacetylase family protein; this translates as MKKIITWIMLILSLGMIGYSGQIMYTNIKGNVEKGTLQKDIKKLDETIKEKNIMLTEVKTKDAELRKKYNEIRQQKGIKVVYLTFDDGPTPNNTPRILDILKKNNIKGTFFVIGQNPDMYKRIVDEGHAIAIHTYSHIYKEVYASEDAFFKDLYKLRDLIIEKTGVNPKVTRFPGGSSTTRAPKAIKQAIIKRLTKEGYVYQDWNCDSTDASGNKVPVEKLVRSSFCNVREVNLLMHDSYAKTTTVEALQQIIDTYKSKGYIFEVLTVDSPKFQHIKQPENID